Proteins encoded by one window of Sphingosinicella sp. BN140058:
- the hutI gene encoding imidazolonepropionase, protein MRAMWDRLLTNCNIATMDPAVPGAFGAIEDGAIGIQDGRIVRVGRRIDLAGYRAGRVETLGGAWVTPGLIDCHTHLVFGGDRAGEFEQRLNGASYEDIARAGGGILSSVKATRLASLDQLVESARPRLHALMRGGVTTVEIKSGYGLDTPTEIKMLEAAKQLGESEAVRVVPTLLALHALPPEHRDSRDAYVELAIEDMIPAVAEAGLAVAVDAFCEGIGFTPDEVRSLFEAADAHGLRVKLHAEQLSNLSGAALAAEHGALSADHLEHADEAGVAAMAAAGMVAVLLPGAFYALAETRRPPVDLLRKHEVPMAIATDLNPGTSPMLSPTLMLSMACTLFRLTPEEALVGMTRHAAKALALDHEVGMIAPGLAADLCIWRIGRPAELCYWVGHPGPERRIVAGEDA, encoded by the coding sequence ATGCGAGCCATGTGGGACAGGCTGCTGACCAACTGCAACATAGCCACGATGGACCCGGCGGTGCCCGGTGCCTTCGGCGCGATCGAGGACGGCGCGATCGGCATCCAGGACGGCCGAATCGTCAGGGTCGGACGACGCATCGATCTCGCCGGCTACCGCGCCGGGCGCGTGGAAACGCTTGGCGGCGCATGGGTGACACCGGGCCTGATCGACTGCCACACCCACCTGGTCTTCGGCGGCGATCGCGCCGGCGAGTTCGAGCAGCGCCTGAACGGCGCGAGCTATGAGGATATCGCCCGCGCCGGCGGCGGCATCCTCTCGTCCGTAAAGGCAACCCGGCTCGCCAGCCTCGACCAGCTCGTCGAGTCGGCACGGCCGCGGCTGCACGCGCTGATGCGCGGCGGCGTTACCACGGTGGAGATCAAATCCGGCTACGGGCTCGATACCCCGACCGAGATCAAGATGCTCGAGGCCGCGAAGCAACTCGGCGAGAGCGAGGCGGTCAGGGTCGTACCGACCCTGCTCGCGCTGCACGCACTGCCGCCCGAGCATCGTGACAGCCGCGACGCCTATGTCGAGCTTGCGATCGAGGACATGATCCCTGCCGTCGCCGAAGCCGGGCTCGCGGTCGCGGTTGATGCGTTCTGCGAGGGGATCGGATTCACTCCGGACGAGGTACGATCCTTGTTCGAGGCCGCCGACGCGCATGGCCTTCGGGTCAAGCTCCACGCCGAGCAGCTCAGCAACCTTTCCGGCGCGGCGCTGGCCGCGGAACATGGCGCTCTCTCGGCCGATCATCTCGAACATGCGGACGAGGCGGGCGTCGCCGCCATGGCGGCTGCCGGCATGGTCGCGGTGCTGCTCCCCGGTGCGTTCTACGCCCTTGCCGAGACTCGCAGGCCGCCAGTCGATCTGCTGCGCAAGCATGAAGTGCCGATGGCGATCGCGACCGATCTGAACCCGGGGACGTCGCCGATGCTGTCGCCGACCCTGATGCTGTCGATGGCATGCACCCTGTTTCGGCTCACGCCCGAAGAAGCGTTGGTCGGCATGACCCGCCATGCCGCGAAAGCGCTGGCGCTCGATCACGAGGTGGGCATGATCGCGCCCGGCCTTGCCGCCGATCTGTGCATATGGCGGATCGGGAGGCCGGCCGAGCTTTGTTACTGGGTGGGGCATCCCGGGCCAGAGCGCCGCATCGTCGCCGGAGAGGATGCCTGA
- a CDS encoding arginase family protein: MAWNSIADLIALTGEVALLGAPMEAGSVTPGRCDLAPAAVRRTLKRFSTYDVESRAELGLALADLGDVPVQGLLPADGYEPIRNAAAAAVAQHRLTLLIGGNNAVTRPAAHALGVPLDKVGLITLDAHFDLRETDQGLLNGNPIRALLEDGLPGRNICQVGLAPFANTAKMHQDAEEAGIGVYTITDCLDRGIGAVLAEALARLDHTDSIMVDFDIDVIDRGQCPGAPGARPGGMPVRMFFEAARWLGAQPRISLVDLTEFDPSLDVGDITALTAGRWVCEILAGFSHRDR, translated from the coding sequence ATGGCATGGAATTCGATTGCCGATCTGATCGCGCTCACAGGCGAAGTGGCGCTGCTCGGTGCGCCGATGGAGGCGGGCTCGGTGACTCCGGGGCGCTGCGATCTCGCACCCGCGGCCGTTCGGCGGACGCTCAAGCGATTCAGCACCTACGATGTCGAGAGCCGTGCGGAGCTCGGGCTGGCGCTCGCCGATCTCGGTGACGTGCCGGTTCAGGGCCTGCTGCCGGCCGACGGCTACGAGCCGATCCGCAACGCGGCCGCGGCGGCGGTGGCGCAACACCGACTTACCCTTCTGATCGGCGGCAACAATGCGGTGACGCGGCCGGCCGCCCACGCCCTGGGCGTGCCGCTCGACAAGGTCGGCCTGATCACCCTCGACGCGCATTTCGATCTGCGGGAGACCGATCAGGGCCTGCTCAACGGCAATCCGATCCGCGCCTTGCTCGAAGATGGGCTGCCGGGGCGCAACATCTGCCAGGTCGGCCTGGCGCCGTTCGCCAATACCGCCAAGATGCACCAGGATGCGGAGGAAGCCGGGATCGGCGTCTACACCATCACCGATTGCCTGGACCGCGGCATCGGTGCGGTGCTCGCAGAGGCGCTCGCACGGCTCGATCATACGGACTCGATCATGGTCGATTTCGACATCGACGTGATCGATCGCGGCCAGTGCCCGGGGGCACCGGGGGCGCGGCCTGGGGGTATGCCGGTGCGGATGTTCTTCGAGGCCGCGCGCTGGCTGGGGGCGCAGCCGCGCATCTCCCTGGTCGATCTCACCGAATTCGATCCGAGCCTGGACGTCGGCGACATCACCGCTTTGACCGCGGGACGTTGGGTTTGCGAGATCCTCGCGGGCTTTTCGCACCGGGATCGTTAA
- a CDS encoding NTP transferase domain-containing protein, with protein MSISKAVILSAGKGSRLLPLTADLPKCLIDLAGKSLLEWQLDVLQGAGVSDIVVVTGFRDHLVDAVAAKRTGVRTLFNPFYHVADNLGSVWMAREEFAGDVLLLNGDTLVSAALAERVVTARTGPIAVTVDEKDSYDSDDMKVLRDGDRLRRIGKALEPGEYNAESIGFLAFRGEGGGAFIRQVEAMMRTPDGTRRWYLRAIDELARAGADVRTVSIHGEEWQEVDFPEDVVKAAALTARWALAEKQAAA; from the coding sequence ATGTCGATTTCAAAAGCTGTCATCCTCAGCGCGGGCAAAGGCTCGCGCCTTCTGCCGCTCACCGCGGACCTGCCGAAGTGCCTCATCGATCTCGCCGGCAAGAGCCTGCTGGAATGGCAGCTCGACGTCCTCCAGGGGGCCGGCGTCTCCGATATCGTCGTCGTGACCGGCTTCCGCGACCATCTCGTCGATGCCGTTGCCGCCAAGCGCACCGGCGTGCGCACCCTCTTCAACCCCTTCTACCATGTCGCCGACAATCTCGGATCGGTGTGGATGGCGCGGGAGGAATTTGCCGGCGACGTGCTGCTGCTCAACGGCGACACTTTGGTGTCGGCCGCGCTTGCCGAGCGCGTCGTCACTGCGCGGACCGGGCCGATCGCGGTCACCGTCGACGAGAAGGACAGCTACGATTCGGACGACATGAAGGTGCTTCGCGACGGCGATCGTCTGCGGCGGATCGGCAAGGCGCTGGAGCCGGGCGAGTATAATGCCGAATCGATCGGCTTCCTCGCCTTCCGCGGCGAAGGCGGCGGCGCCTTCATTCGCCAGGTCGAGGCGATGATGCGCACGCCCGACGGCACCCGCCGCTGGTACCTGCGCGCGATCGACGAACTCGCTCGCGCCGGCGCCGACGTTCGCACTGTCTCGATCCACGGCGAAGAATGGCAGGAAGTCGATTTCCCGGAGGATGTCGTCAAGGCCGCGGCTCTGACCGCACGCTGGGCGCTCGCCGAGAAGCAGGCCGCCGCTTAA
- a CDS encoding HIT family protein, producing MNATIDRFGHPGTLVAEYDHWVVLLRPSQPTLGSLVLAAKGEATAFSDLPAAAFAEMQRTISDIEAALGAAVAYDKINYLMLMMVDPHVHFHVIPRYAGERSACGIAIADAGWPKAPALGDAVDLDSGQIADLVGWLRQAWPG from the coding sequence ATGAATGCGACCATCGACCGCTTCGGCCACCCCGGCACGCTCGTCGCCGAATACGATCATTGGGTGGTGCTGCTCAGGCCCTCTCAGCCAACCCTCGGCAGCCTGGTGCTCGCCGCCAAGGGAGAGGCGACCGCCTTCTCCGACCTGCCCGCCGCGGCGTTCGCCGAAATGCAGCGCACGATTTCCGACATCGAAGCCGCGCTCGGCGCGGCCGTCGCCTATGACAAGATCAACTATCTGATGCTGATGATGGTGGATCCGCACGTCCACTTCCACGTCATCCCCCGTTATGCGGGGGAGCGCTCTGCCTGCGGCATCGCCATTGCCGATGCCGGCTGGCCGAAGGCTCCCGCCCTCGGCGACGCCGTGGATCTCGATTCGGGGCAGATCGCAGACTTGGTCGGCTGGCTCCGCCAAGCCTGGCCCGGTTAA
- the hutU gene encoding urocanate hydratase, whose product MNRRDNSRSIRARTGSEIRAKSWVTEAAVRMLQNNLDPAVAEAPEELVVYGGIGRAARDWQSFDRIVETLERLDEDETLLVQSGKPVGVFRTHEDAPRVLIANSNLVPKWATWEHFHALDRQGLMMYGQMTAGSWIYIGTQGIVQGTYETFAEMGRQHYGGDLRGRWILTAGLGGMGGAQPLAAVMAGAHCLAIECQESRIEKRLETRYLDRRAGSIDEALEILRTAAVPTSVGLLGNAAEVLPEMVQRGIRPDAVTDQTSAHDPVNGYLPAGWSVEQWIEARERNPEAVEKAARDSMAKHVEAMLAFRAMGIPVFDYGNNIRQVAKDEGVTHAFDFPGFVPAYVRPLFCRGVGPFRWVALSGDPEDIYRTDAKVKELIPDDPHLHRWLDMARDRIAFQGLPARICWVGLGQRHRLGMAFNEMVARGELKAPIVIGRDHLDSGSVASPNRETEAMRDGSDAVSDWPLLNALLNTASGATWVSLHHGGGVGMGYSQHSGMVIVADGSEAAAKRLERVLWNDPGTGVMRHADAGYDIAIDCAREQGLDLPMVGR is encoded by the coding sequence CTGAACAGGCGCGACAACAGCCGCTCGATCCGGGCGCGGACCGGGTCGGAGATCCGGGCGAAGAGCTGGGTGACCGAAGCTGCGGTGCGGATGCTCCAGAACAATCTCGATCCGGCCGTCGCCGAAGCTCCGGAGGAGCTGGTCGTCTATGGCGGCATCGGCCGGGCCGCGCGCGACTGGCAGAGCTTCGACCGGATCGTCGAGACCCTCGAGCGGCTGGACGAGGACGAGACCCTGCTCGTCCAGTCGGGCAAGCCGGTCGGAGTCTTCCGGACCCATGAAGATGCGCCACGGGTGCTGATCGCGAATTCCAACCTGGTTCCGAAATGGGCGACGTGGGAGCATTTCCACGCGCTCGATCGCCAGGGCCTGATGATGTACGGCCAGATGACCGCAGGGTCGTGGATCTATATCGGCACCCAGGGCATCGTTCAGGGCACCTACGAGACCTTCGCCGAAATGGGCCGCCAGCATTATGGCGGCGATCTCAGAGGCCGCTGGATCCTCACCGCCGGCCTTGGCGGAATGGGCGGTGCCCAGCCCCTGGCGGCAGTGATGGCCGGCGCCCATTGCCTGGCCATCGAATGCCAGGAGAGCCGGATCGAGAAACGGCTGGAGACACGCTATCTCGATCGCCGGGCCGGCTCGATCGACGAGGCGCTGGAGATCCTCCGCACCGCCGCCGTGCCGACTTCGGTGGGGCTGCTTGGGAACGCCGCCGAGGTCCTGCCCGAGATGGTGCAACGGGGCATCCGGCCGGATGCGGTGACCGACCAGACCTCGGCCCATGATCCCGTAAACGGCTATCTTCCGGCCGGCTGGAGCGTCGAGCAGTGGATCGAGGCGCGCGAGCGCAATCCCGAAGCGGTCGAGAAAGCGGCGCGCGACTCCATGGCGAAACATGTCGAGGCGATGCTGGCGTTTCGCGCAATGGGCATTCCGGTCTTCGATTACGGCAACAACATTCGCCAGGTGGCGAAGGACGAGGGCGTCACCCACGCCTTCGACTTTCCGGGATTCGTCCCGGCCTATGTGCGACCGCTCTTCTGTCGCGGCGTCGGGCCGTTCCGCTGGGTGGCATTGTCGGGCGACCCCGAGGACATCTACCGTACCGATGCCAAGGTAAAGGAACTGATACCGGACGATCCGCACCTCCACCGCTGGCTCGACATGGCGCGGGACCGGATCGCCTTTCAGGGTCTGCCGGCGCGGATCTGCTGGGTCGGGCTGGGGCAGCGCCATCGCCTCGGCATGGCATTCAACGAGATGGTCGCACGCGGCGAGCTCAAGGCGCCGATCGTGATCGGCCGGGATCATCTCGACAGCGGTTCGGTCGCCAGCCCCAATCGGGAAACCGAAGCGATGCGCGACGGGTCGGACGCGGTGTCCGACTGGCCTCTGCTGAACGCCCTGCTCAACACCGCGTCCGGTGCGACCTGGGTGTCGCTGCACCATGGCGGCGGCGTCGGCATGGGCTATTCGCAGCATTCCGGAATGGTGATCGTCGCCGACGGCAGCGAGGCCGCCGCGAAGCGGCTGGAGCGGGTGCTGTGGAACGATCCGGGCACCGGTGTGATGCGCCACGCCGATGCCGGCTACGACATCGCCATCGATTGTGCCCGCGAGCAGGGGCTCGACCTGCCGATGGTGGGACGATGA
- a CDS encoding nucleotidyltransferase family protein, whose product MASDWTAIVLAGERPGESAFAASQNVRAKALIPVGGVPMLARVAATLLDCPSVARIVILAQSPDALLADIAPWIGDSARIRTAPAGDGISASIAAIAGGDVAPWPVLIATADHALLSVDMVETFLAGAAGADVAFAVADRTTVEAAYPETKRTWLKFSDGHFSGANLFALATPAGRATLDFWGRVEKERKKALKLLTFFGPMLFLRAFTRTISLPKAAARAGRSLGLDLKPVRLPFAEAAIDVDKPADLALVQSIVAAREPAQGRGLSTGTSAG is encoded by the coding sequence GTGGCATCGGATTGGACGGCGATCGTTCTGGCGGGGGAAAGGCCCGGCGAGTCCGCCTTTGCGGCGAGCCAGAATGTCCGCGCCAAGGCGCTGATCCCGGTCGGCGGCGTGCCGATGCTCGCAAGAGTGGCGGCGACCTTGCTCGATTGCCCCTCCGTCGCGCGGATCGTCATTCTCGCCCAGTCGCCCGACGCCCTGCTCGCCGATATCGCGCCGTGGATCGGAGACTCGGCACGAATCCGCACCGCCCCGGCGGGTGACGGCATCTCCGCGAGCATCGCGGCGATTGCGGGCGGCGACGTCGCGCCCTGGCCGGTGCTGATCGCCACCGCCGACCATGCCTTGCTGTCCGTCGACATGGTCGAGACATTCCTCGCCGGCGCGGCGGGCGCGGACGTGGCGTTCGCGGTGGCGGACCGGACCACGGTGGAAGCGGCCTACCCCGAGACGAAGCGGACCTGGCTCAAATTCTCCGACGGGCATTTTTCCGGTGCGAACCTGTTCGCGCTGGCCACCCCGGCCGGCCGCGCGACCCTGGATTTCTGGGGACGCGTCGAGAAGGAGCGGAAAAAGGCGCTTAAGCTCCTCACCTTTTTCGGGCCGATGCTGTTCCTGCGTGCCTTCACCCGCACGATCTCCCTGCCCAAGGCCGCCGCCAGGGCCGGACGGTCGCTCGGGCTCGATCTCAAGCCCGTGCGGTTGCCATTCGCGGAGGCGGCGATCGATGTCGACAAGCCTGCGGATCTGGCGCTCGTCCAAAGCATTGTTGCCGCACGCGAACCGGCGCAAGGGCGCGGTTTGTCAACCGGCACAAGCGCAGGCTAA
- a CDS encoding group III truncated hemoglobin has translation MKHERVTEEAIAALIETFYGKVRQDALIGPVFNEAIGDWPHHLEKLQAFWSSVMLGTGRYKGRPMPAHVKHGARISRASFDRWLAIWRATTAELFAEGPAAVFAEKADRIAESLLMGIMFHSDRAALLRAEQAAAAPARWSPDEAA, from the coding sequence GTGAAGCATGAGCGTGTAACGGAAGAGGCGATCGCAGCGCTGATCGAGACATTCTACGGCAAGGTTCGGCAGGACGCGCTGATCGGCCCGGTGTTCAACGAAGCGATCGGCGACTGGCCGCACCATCTCGAGAAGCTCCAGGCCTTCTGGTCCTCGGTGATGCTCGGCACCGGCCGCTACAAAGGACGGCCGATGCCGGCCCACGTCAAGCATGGTGCCCGCATTTCGCGCGCCTCCTTCGATCGCTGGCTGGCGATCTGGCGGGCTACCACCGCCGAACTGTTCGCCGAGGGTCCCGCCGCCGTTTTCGCCGAGAAAGCCGATCGAATCGCCGAGAGTTTGTTGATGGGGATAATGTTTCACAGCGATCGCGCGGCACTGCTTCGCGCCGAGCAGGCCGCGGCAGCTCCGGCGCGCTGGAGCCCCGACGAGGCGGCCTGA
- a CDS encoding LuxR C-terminal-related transcriptional regulator yields the protein MPVADDEEALFASIRLSPIAAIVTDPRLPDNPIRAVNSAFETLTGYSQDELIGRNCRILAGPGTEEAPLQAMRDAIRDAKPVMTELLNYRRDGTAFRNAVMVAPLFDDEGRLAYFIGSQMDVTDADARDAIARAEAARGRLTALTERQREVLQQMALGLRNKQIAAALGINEKTVKMHRAALLVRLNAATSADAVRLAVEAGL from the coding sequence ATGCCCGTTGCCGACGACGAAGAGGCGCTGTTCGCCTCGATCCGCCTCAGTCCGATTGCCGCAATCGTCACCGATCCCCGCCTGCCGGACAATCCGATCCGCGCGGTCAACTCCGCGTTCGAGACGCTCACCGGTTATTCGCAGGACGAGCTGATCGGCCGCAACTGCAGGATCCTCGCCGGGCCCGGCACGGAAGAGGCTCCGCTGCAGGCGATGCGTGACGCGATTCGCGATGCGAAGCCGGTGATGACCGAACTGCTCAACTATCGCCGCGACGGGACGGCGTTTCGCAACGCCGTCATGGTCGCGCCCTTGTTCGACGACGAGGGGCGGCTTGCCTATTTCATCGGCTCGCAGATGGACGTCACCGACGCCGACGCCCGCGACGCGATCGCGCGTGCCGAAGCTGCGCGCGGTCGGCTCACCGCACTCACCGAGCGGCAGCGCGAGGTGCTCCAGCAGATGGCGCTCGGTCTGCGCAACAAGCAGATCGCGGCCGCGCTCGGCATCAACGAGAAGACGGTCAAGATGCACCGTGCCGCCCTGCTGGTGCGGCTGAACGCGGCCACCTCGGCCGACGCCGTCCGCCTCGCGGTGGAAGCGGGGCTGTAG
- a CDS encoding NAD(P)/FAD-dependent oxidoreductase — protein MTHYDILIVGSGHAGAQSAIQLRQLGFEGTIAMVGDEPELPYERPPLSKDYLAGEKPFERLLIRPAAFWAEREIVLHPGTRIVAVDPSARTVRTAAGATFSYGSLIWATGGTPRRLSCAGGDLAGVHVVRCRAEVDAIRAELEGVRRVVVIGGGYIGLESAAVLRKLGKDVVLIEALDRLLARVAGPEISHFYEAEHRGQGVDIRLGAAVLSIDGQSGRVRGVVLQSGETVAADMVIVGIGIEAAVAPLLAAGAEGANGVDVDSLCRTSLPDIYAIGDCAAHENGFAGGLRIRLESVQNAHDQAAVAAKAILGQPEPYSSVPWFWSNQYDLKLQTVGLSIGYDQAIVRGSPAERSFSLLYLLEGRVIALDCVNTVRDYVQGRKLILDRAIIDPARLADATVPLKEMLA, from the coding sequence ATGACTCACTACGACATCCTCATCGTCGGCTCCGGCCATGCCGGTGCGCAATCCGCGATCCAGCTTCGCCAGCTGGGCTTCGAGGGCACCATCGCGATGGTCGGCGATGAGCCCGAACTCCCTTACGAGAGGCCACCGCTCTCCAAGGATTACCTGGCGGGTGAAAAGCCGTTCGAGAGATTGTTGATCCGCCCGGCGGCTTTCTGGGCCGAGCGCGAGATCGTGCTGCACCCCGGCACCCGGATCGTCGCGGTGGATCCTTCCGCCCGGACGGTCCGCACCGCGGCCGGCGCGACCTTTTCCTATGGCAGCCTGATCTGGGCGACGGGCGGTACTCCGCGTCGGCTTTCCTGCGCGGGGGGCGATCTCGCCGGCGTCCACGTCGTCCGCTGCCGCGCTGAGGTCGACGCAATTCGCGCCGAGCTCGAAGGCGTGCGCAGGGTCGTGGTGATCGGCGGCGGCTATATCGGACTGGAGAGCGCGGCAGTGCTGCGCAAGCTCGGCAAGGATGTAGTGCTGATCGAAGCGCTCGACCGGCTACTGGCAAGGGTCGCCGGACCCGAGATTTCGCACTTCTACGAGGCGGAGCACCGGGGCCAAGGGGTCGATATCCGGTTAGGCGCTGCCGTGCTGAGCATCGACGGGCAAAGCGGGCGAGTCCGGGGAGTCGTGCTCCAATCGGGCGAGACGGTGGCGGCCGACATGGTGATCGTCGGTATCGGCATCGAGGCGGCGGTGGCGCCGCTTCTCGCCGCGGGTGCCGAGGGCGCGAACGGGGTCGATGTCGATTCCTTGTGTCGAACCAGCCTGCCCGATATCTATGCGATCGGCGATTGCGCTGCGCACGAGAACGGCTTCGCCGGTGGCCTTCGGATCCGGCTCGAATCGGTGCAGAACGCCCATGATCAGGCGGCCGTCGCCGCCAAGGCGATCCTCGGCCAGCCGGAGCCCTATTCGTCGGTGCCGTGGTTCTGGTCCAACCAATATGATCTGAAGCTGCAGACGGTCGGCCTGTCGATCGGCTACGACCAGGCGATCGTTCGGGGAAGCCCGGCCGAACGCAGCTTCTCGCTCCTGTATCTGCTGGAAGGGCGCGTGATCGCGCTCGACTGCGTCAACACGGTCCGGGATTATGTTCAGGGCCGCAAGCTGATCCTCGATCGCGCCATCATCGATCCCGCACGGCTTGCCGACGCGACCGTGCCGCTGAAGGAGATGCTCGCTTAA
- the hutH gene encoding histidine ammonia-lyase: MIELRPGAVSLADLRRIWAGAPVALAPSGWAAIDAAADAVARIVASGRTVYGVNTGFGLLAQTRIPGERLEELQRNLILSHSCGLGDALSPEVVRLVIALKAIGLGRGHSGVRRVVVERLLALLQADALPLIPSQGSVGASGDLAPLAHMSAALLGEGRIILAGETLAAGDALARLGLAPLVLGPKEGLALINGTQVSTAIALDTLFTAERVFASALVGGALSVDALKGTDAAFDPRIHAARGQPGQIAVASALKRLLDGSEIRHSHEDCPRVQDPYSFRCQPQVMGACLDLIGNAARTLEIEANAVTDNPVVFAEGDEALSGGNFHAQPVAFAADILTMALCETGSISERRTAVLVDPKMSGLPPFLVRDSGVNSGFMIAQVSAAALVSENKSLAFPASVDSIPTSANQEDHVSMATHAATKARRIAGNAAGVIGIELLTATQGIDFHAPLKTSPQLEAVRAAIRTNVPHYAADRYFADDLAWAKEAVLNGSLCQGVAADLF, from the coding sequence ATGATCGAGCTGCGTCCCGGCGCCGTCTCGCTTGCCGACCTGCGCCGGATCTGGGCCGGGGCGCCGGTGGCTCTGGCGCCGTCCGGATGGGCCGCGATCGATGCCGCCGCGGATGCGGTGGCGCGGATCGTCGCGTCGGGCCGGACCGTTTATGGGGTCAACACCGGGTTCGGGCTGCTTGCGCAGACCCGGATACCGGGCGAGCGGCTGGAAGAACTGCAGCGCAACCTGATCCTCTCGCACAGTTGCGGCCTCGGCGATGCGCTGTCGCCCGAGGTGGTGCGCCTGGTGATCGCGCTGAAGGCGATCGGCCTCGGCCGCGGCCATTCCGGCGTGCGGCGCGTGGTCGTCGAGCGGCTGCTGGCCTTGCTTCAGGCGGATGCATTGCCGCTGATCCCGAGCCAGGGTTCGGTGGGCGCGTCCGGCGATCTCGCACCGCTCGCCCATATGAGCGCGGCCCTGCTCGGCGAGGGAAGGATCATCCTTGCCGGCGAAACGCTTGCGGCCGGCGATGCGCTGGCGCGGCTCGGACTGGCGCCCCTTGTGCTCGGCCCGAAGGAGGGGCTGGCCCTGATCAACGGCACCCAGGTTTCGACCGCGATTGCGCTAGACACCTTGTTCACGGCGGAACGCGTGTTCGCGTCCGCGCTCGTCGGCGGCGCGCTCTCGGTCGATGCCCTCAAAGGCACCGATGCGGCCTTCGACCCGCGGATCCACGCCGCCCGCGGGCAGCCGGGCCAGATCGCCGTCGCATCGGCGCTGAAGCGCCTGCTCGACGGCAGCGAGATCCGCCACAGCCACGAAGACTGTCCGCGCGTGCAGGATCCCTACAGCTTCCGTTGCCAGCCCCAGGTGATGGGCGCCTGTCTCGACCTGATCGGCAATGCCGCGCGCACGCTGGAGATCGAGGCCAATGCGGTCACCGACAATCCGGTCGTGTTCGCAGAAGGCGACGAAGCGCTCTCGGGCGGCAATTTCCACGCCCAGCCGGTTGCCTTCGCCGCGGACATCCTGACGATGGCGCTGTGCGAGACCGGATCGATCTCGGAGCGCCGCACGGCGGTGCTGGTTGACCCGAAGATGAGCGGCCTGCCGCCGTTCCTGGTGCGCGACAGCGGCGTCAATTCGGGTTTCATGATCGCCCAGGTCTCCGCAGCGGCGCTCGTCTCGGAGAATAAGAGCCTGGCCTTTCCGGCAAGCGTCGATTCGATACCGACTTCGGCCAATCAGGAAGATCATGTCTCGATGGCGACCCATGCCGCGACCAAGGCGCGCCGGATCGCCGGCAACGCCGCCGGGGTGATCGGCATCGAGCTGCTGACGGCGACCCAGGGAATCGATTTCCACGCGCCGCTCAAGACCTCACCCCAGCTGGAGGCGGTGCGCGCCGCGATCCGGACCAACGTGCCGCATTATGCGGCCGATCGCTATTTCGCCGACGATCTCGCCTGGGCGAAGGAGGCGGTGTTGAACGGCAGCCTTTGTCAGGGTGTTGCCGCCGATCTCTTCTGA
- a CDS encoding CDP-alcohol phosphatidyltransferase family protein, which produces MQRMNAVLPAGTNRTRLWGLTPRERLARIAAAQDVDFASGAGGGPLVANLDFVWDPAWLRWMAERPDHVLTLGGVPVLAHVEDLDARLAVTYAMGHGEALAAGALTVIAYEDLGSLGNEALRKREKPFLGRLTPETVPALERASYFGAYKGVTDLLTKYLWPEWALVLTRWAARFGITPNQVTAVGALLCIAATFLFFEGYYWTGLAVGLGFMVLDTVDGKLARCTITSSPLGNIFDHGIDLVHPPFWWWAWGVGLHAYGRPLAGETFAWVLLAIIGGYVVQRVIEGIFMRRYKMHIHVWRRFDSWFRLITARRNPNMVILLAFLAVGRPDWGLIAVAAWTLISLVVHAAQLVQALAADARGRPVTSWLA; this is translated from the coding sequence ATGCAAAGAATGAATGCCGTTCTCCCGGCGGGGACCAATCGAACGCGGCTCTGGGGCCTGACCCCGCGCGAGCGGCTGGCCCGGATCGCGGCGGCGCAGGATGTCGACTTCGCATCCGGCGCCGGCGGCGGCCCGCTGGTCGCCAATCTCGATTTCGTCTGGGATCCGGCGTGGCTGCGCTGGATGGCCGAGCGCCCGGATCACGTGCTGACCCTCGGCGGCGTACCGGTTCTCGCCCATGTCGAGGATCTCGATGCCCGTCTCGCCGTCACCTACGCGATGGGCCATGGCGAGGCGCTTGCTGCCGGCGCCCTGACCGTGATCGCCTATGAAGATCTGGGCAGCCTCGGCAACGAGGCGTTGCGCAAGCGCGAGAAGCCGTTTCTCGGCCGCCTGACGCCGGAAACGGTTCCGGCCCTTGAGCGCGCCAGCTATTTCGGCGCCTACAAGGGCGTGACCGATCTGCTCACCAAATATCTCTGGCCGGAATGGGCGCTGGTGCTCACCCGCTGGGCGGCCCGCTTCGGGATCACGCCCAACCAGGTGACCGCGGTCGGCGCCTTGCTCTGCATCGCCGCGACCTTCCTGTTCTTCGAGGGCTATTATTGGACCGGGCTCGCGGTCGGGCTCGGCTTCATGGTGCTAGACACCGTCGACGGCAAGCTCGCCCGCTGCACGATCACCTCGTCGCCGCTGGGCAACATCTTCGATCATGGCATCGATCTCGTCCATCCGCCTTTCTGGTGGTGGGCCTGGGGCGTCGGCCTTCATGCCTATGGCCGGCCGCTTGCCGGCGAAACCTTCGCCTGGGTGCTCCTGGCGATCATCGGGGGATATGTGGTCCAGCGGGTGATCGAAGGCATCTTCATGCGCCGCTACAAGATGCACATCCACGTCTGGCGGCGCTTCGACAGCTGGTTCCGGCTGATCACCGCGCGGCGCAATCCGAACATGGTGATCCTGCTCGCCTTCCTCGCCGTCGGGCGGCCGGACTGGGGCCTGATCGCGGTGGCGGCGTGGACGCTGATCTCGCTCGTCGTGCACGCCGCCCAGCTGGTTCAGGCGCTCGCGGCGGACGCACGCGGGCGGCCGGTGACCTCCTGGCTCGCCTGA